AACTTATAGCTCGTAACAGTTTAAATCGGGAAACTAGTTAAAAACATGACAATATGTTGAATTTTGCCATCTTATTACAGCAATATTGACTGAAGCGTCCATCTCCACTGAGGGGAGACGAATCTCCAACTGATCTTCTAAAGgattttttatacatattgatagtaaaaaataattttaaaatattttgcttGATCTTTCACTActgttaaaggtccaatgtgtaggaatttctcccaacTAGCATTGAGATCATGTATTGCAACCAACTCTCTCGCACCCAAGGGGGTTAGCGAGCCTCAACAAAGAACACCTCTCATGGAGCCATGTTGATACTATTAATCCATCGggtgccgttagcatcccattgactgacattgattttggcgccactttcaCAGCAAATACCTTTACAGttgaagcatttaaagagcTCTTGTAGCCAGCAATGAAAAAACTTTGTTatgtaggtcaatttttactctaatgacattacagaagtctctcgatATTGATTCTAATACCAGTTTAAATACAGCGAGAAGAATTACAGGTTGTAAAGGAGTGTTCTACAGCACTATACCACTGaatacaattacaattaaaggaaaaagaaaacagacatttcGTTTATTataggatccccattagctgtgCCTTCCCGGGGTCCAAatttaacaacataaaaaccATGAAACCTGTTAAGACAATAGATTTGAGTGTGTAATTAGATCAACATCCTGTGTGATCACGAGAAACTGAACGATTTTGTTCACCTATCTTGTGATAATAACACTTTATCTGAACTCATAATGTCTGTACCTCTTCAGTCACCGGCAGCAGTTCATGGTGCTTCTCACCGTCAGACGCTGTACAGATACATAAACAGCaagttagtctttttttctcctctgaaaacacacagcaggtcTGTTACAAGAGTGAATACGCCGGAAATAAGATTCACAATTCTGATGAACTTAAAAAGCAATGGAAAACATAGTTCAAGATCAccgtgttatttttttcattacctTTCTGTGTATgaatatggagagaaaaaaaaacattgctagTTATAGTTAATAGGAATTTAACTGGTCAAAACCCAGTCAATCAACAGTGGCACTTCCTTGGAAGCATaagcaaacaaaccaacaacTGTTCTCCAATTTGGATTCATATACTAGAAATAAGGGAAGGAGAAAATGTAATCTTAAGGCCTTTAAAGATcccttttttagatttttcccATCTTTTGGTCTGTTATATTGTGTGttatataaattgtttttttgtgtatgtaatagaCATATAGTATAAAGTACACAAAAACCTGTTTCACTCCAAATGGAGCTTTCTCTTCCATAGAGGACTGCCTGAAAGCGGTTCACCCATCTTCAAGTTCCTCAATTAGTGATGTCATTGATTGAGAAAGCCAGCCCAGTTTTTCCTATGTGCTGCCTATTGGGGAAGATTGAGCAAGCCAGGCCCGCCCTGTGGCTTGTTAAAAATTGGTTGACCAATCCCAACAGagtgggccagctgaccaatcagagcggaCTGACCTCTTCGGGAAAGAGGGTCAAGAGCTCAGACAGAGTGATTCAGGCAGAGGAGttgcagcaatgggcagtaaacctattctagtacaAATATGACACTGATTAGGGGAATAAAAAGGGCTCTTTAAAATTATAGACTTAAACATGAATCAGTAGCCAGAACATTTCCCTTCATGGAGCATCCTATTAATCTGTGATCTTTGTCTCACCTGCATTACAATTATCGATTTTCACTTTCTCCTGTTTGTCCCTTAGCCTGCTCTCTTCCTGGGATACAGAGTCTTTCTCCATAAGATACGTGACCAAGATTGTCTCCAGCAAGCTGAGCAGCATCAGAGCAAAAATCACAATGCAGTAGGTTGCTGAGAGGAGAAAACAGGCATTAACTACTTTTTGATTTGGTTCCTTGAGCTCTTGATATTATTATTCATGATCTAGTTAACAATATAGCCTTAAAGTGGGAGTCAGTACCTATGAGTGGAGTCTTGTTGGACATGGAGGGCAGGATTTCATTCAGGATGAGCAGCAGGACAGAGATGGCAAGCAGCACGGTGACTTTGAAGCCCAGCTTCTCTCCTCGATGGTCTGCGATAAAGTAGGAGGCGAGGTCCAGACTCAGGAAGAACAGGATAGGCAGCAGGAAGTTGATGACATGGAGGAGGGGCCTCCTCTTCATGGTGAACTAGGAAAAAACAGGTTAAAAGGTCaaactaaacagaaaaaaacagacatcatCACGTATCTGGAGTTAGGAACCTAGTAAGAAATGTGTAATCTTCTTCGTTGCCTTTGGGCTACCTAATTTGTGGTGTTATAATACTTATTCATGAATAGCATTTAGTAATGCACACGTTACgttgtttgtttaattaacATACTAATAAATAAAGAGCACAGATCATTAAATTCCAGAGCATTCATTTAAAGCTGTGGTAGGCATTTCATCTTTGGTGTTGTTGGGCTAAAATTCCATACTAAACTATCTGTACATTGCAATTCAAGTGGtctgtgaaaaaacaacaaagcagatGGATAATCTAGCCTTGACAAAAGACTTTGGACAATCACAGGTCAtatcagagagagaaagcattCCTATTACCCGTGCAATAGAGAGGGGCCAGGGTGGGCTGCAGGAAGAGGTCTCACTTactttaaatttgtgtttttttgctttttaagcATTGTAGCTTTCAGGCTCTTTTAAAGTGAcactattgtttaaattattcTCTTTAAATTTGCACATCCAATTTATTAACAGACAAGCACAACTAAATAACTCAAGATTATGAATTGAGAAACAGACAGGACTGTGGTTTGTGGCgctgtccaaggtgctgatCCTTAAGCTTCTTCCCACGGCTGTGGGTGGTGGAGAAAGAGCTCTCTGGATAGGTCCCTTGCTGCTCCTAGCAGAGGATCAGCACCTTGGAGAGCGCCACAAACCACATCTGGCTGTCTGTTTCTTAATTCATAATCTTGAACAAgataatgtcttgttttgggaACGCAATTTATTAATGCAAGAGCACAAATTAAGAAACTCaagaatacaaattaaataatgcaaGAGCCCAAATTAAATACTAATACTGAAGGaagaatacatatatatatatatatatatacatgtacagtgtatatgAGGTTTTCCCACTGTCTATCGTCGAAGGTGAAATTGTAGCTGGCAATGGACAGTTGGAGGAATTCCCATTCtccctgacttttcatcaccTCTCTGGAAAACTGTGTGGCTCGAGACGAGttggaggaaggaaggagacgGAGCTCATTAACTGAGGAGAGATGGTGAAAGTTTGAGTGAAAAAAGATGGAGGTAAAAAGTGACTTCCCTGCAGACAGTCACAAACACACGCTCCCTCCCTCACCATAGTGTATTGCAGATCCAATAGTGATGTTACATCTCTGTGTGTCAAAGGGGAACTTGTGGACGTCCATCTTACAGGTGCTGACCACCTTCATGTCCTCTTCCGAAGTGATTGTCCCGTCGTAGGACACATACATGTACGGATTGTGAGGGGAGTCATCCTTCTGTATCCTgagaccaaaacacacacaatctattCAAGTCATGTTTGCGGAACATTTAAACCAcatattatttcacatttatcaTGAACTGAATGAATAGAAAATGGAGCTTCTCCTGTCACTAACTCAGGATAATGTGTTTGCTTTAACAAAGTGTGTACTTTAATAAAAGTAAGCACACGGTGACATCATTTACCAACAGGGTGTGTAGCATCAGATATCAAGGTATTAAATTGCTTAACGTTGAACAGCTACAAAATGCACGTTCACAACAAAATAGTCTACATGCATGACATTCCAGTTCCGGTGCGGCAGGAAATTCTGCCACATGCACGTCTTTTCACTGATGTCCTTTTTATTTCGCTTTCTTTGCGCTGTAAATCTAAACTCTGggggatttatgaggactgtggctaactgctcctcagatctagctagctagactatctgtccaagcTGAGTTTTttcttgcacgactaaaacaacttttgaacgtacacattcaaccaaaacaagttccctcccgAGGCTATTTCACAGCCGTTCCGTGCTGATCTTAGGACCGCCCAAGattattgtgattggtttaaagaaacgccaatgaaccagagcatgtttttctcccttcccagaatgctgtggactagccggaccctctTCCGCAGCGCTGTAAAATAAGGTCTGGCAATTTGAGACTGACAACAAAGTGATTCCTCTCATTCTTTACCAACTCTTTCCATTCTTTTGGATTTAGTttactgcatttatttaaatccTTTTAAATGTTCCTTTTCTGTTTACCCCTTgtctgttttacttttacttaactaaTTTGAACTTCTTGATTTTGTTTCCTTATCCAATTCAGTTTCCATTTAAGTTCTCTTTCATTCCTGTTTTTTGTAGAGGACCCTTCTCATCTAACTCGTACCGttaaaatcaaatttgaattCCCATAaactatgtgtctgtgtgtgctgcaggCTCACATCTCATAGATAAAGAGGTCTGGTTTCCAGAGCATTGCTCTAGGAATTGTAATATGAGTGATTCCACAAAACTGAGCCGGGTCCCATGAGATGCGTTCATTGTTCCACATCTGCAGAGAAATAAAGGTGAATTGATTATCAGAAAAATAAGAGACAAGTGAGTTGTAGCCAGATTTTGTGTTAGTTGAGAGGCACaggtgaaaaaaagacattttgcatttaaataaaatcaaaactcACCATTGTTACCCAGATGAAAGGAAcaaaagtttgtgttttctcaATCTAGGAatagacataaacacacacacacacagtcagaacAGACCAAGAACAGGCAACATTTAGCAGATTAATCATACAGCACCTACCACAGCCAGGATGGCATACAGGATGACGTCCAGTTCCACCATAGTGGAGTGTTTGTAATCCAGAACGGGCCGGGTCAGTTTGAACACACCGTTATCTGTGGTCAGGTTCAGGTAGTCCACCACGTCCTGGTAACTGCACACTTTCTTAGAGGACGCACCGTCTTCATTCAAACAGTTATCAGACAGAAGGTTTGTTTTAAAACTaagtacaacattttatttcatttgtttgtgatGTGTAGATGCTactgtttttaattgtataacaaacaatacataGCTTCAAGTAATGTTAAATTGCCTTTGGTATAACCTACTAtagttctttgtagtttttttgttgattttacttattttaccggatatacattgtgtttttttctatgttgAGCCTCAAAAagggtaaaagaaagaaatggcagaATGAAGCAGACAAACGAGAGAAGTCATGGcataacaaaaatgtgaacacTTTTGGTTGAAGATTTACAGGTCAGGTACAAATATGATGTGAAACAGCTCTGTGgttcaaacacagaaacacacctcAAACATACTCATACAGACCAAAGTCTTACCTGTGAAGACGATCAGGAGGAGAAAAGCAACATACATCCTATCTGCAGCggggagtttgtgtgtgtgtgtgtgtgtgtgtgtgtttgttcctgcTGTAAGACCAGAACCACTCTGTGCTGCTGTCCTTTGACTTGAGCTGACGAGGGTTGGGCTAAATGAATGGCTTCTGCCTGAAACCCCTCCCACAGTGCACAGCAGGAATTGACATAATTGGTTAACAGAGGAGGGGGAACAAACAGGGGTATATATCAGGCCTTGGTTTCACTCTCGAAGCAGATGAGATTGAAGGTAACAACTAATCACACTAAGGGAAAGGCAGGTTGAGCAGTCATCCATCTGAAAGGGGAGTTAGTGTGAATTCACAGCTTGCTCACAACTTATTTGACACCTGTGACTAAAGTTTAGTGTTTGCTAGTGtcaacatataaaaatatagtaaaaaactgtaacacaTGCAGAGAAGCTTACATCAAATGAGAAAGGAAAATTCAATTAAAGCGCgtcttcattaaaaaataaatgtgataatGTAATTATGAACACTAACACTCATTTGTTCTTGTTGACATTGAGTTGCCAGGCTCACTGCGGGCAGTCAAGCATTAAAgctgatttattatttatgtaaaaaaaaaatatctttttggACGATAAGTGAGTTTGCTGTCATTTTAATTCTGAAAATaatgattttgtattttaatggaCTTCTGTGCTTACACTGGAGTTTGTGAATAACTAATGATTATTTCCGTTCTCATTAATGACTCCTTTTTTTCCCAGACAACAGttcaaaatctaaatatattcAAAACCCAATCAAAGTTTGGCCAAAGTTTTGGTTAATGGCAAAAGattattgttataaaaaaaaatgtatacattttccGTCAATTGAACTCCAGTCTGTACTCTGAATGAGCATGTAGTGTCCAGCTGCTTTTAGCTGATCACAACCACGCTGATGAGAGAAGGTAGAGTAAACCAAAATGGTAAAGCTTCAgttgtaaaaccaaaacaacgaGCTAAAAGAAACTACACTGATATTTACGTAACAGTGaaccaaatgtgttttaatgaaaaaatatatttcagtcATGCTAATGCTAAGCTGACATAATTCTTTGAGAAAGGTGGTGATTTTGATCCCggcagagttttttttcaaagtggcaAAAGTAGAATTAGAGCTCTGCGGTGCAAAAATGCTGCAAGCCAGTTGGAAATGATAGTATGAAGCAGTGAGGAGAGTTTTAGTAAAGGTGACCATGTTAGGAAACATCTCAGAGCAGCGTTTCATGTTTAGGGATGTGACCCAAAACATGATCCAGCGCTGATAAATGAATCCTTCCCATTTAAAAATCATCAGGAAATCACTCAGTAACCATTTAGTTGCAAAAACTTTATTGTCCATTTTCTTTGACCGTTTTTTAATCCTAGATTTAGAAAAAGTGTGGGGGCGGGGTCTTGCGGATTTGGGACCCATTTTTTAGATATTATACTGTGACTGATGCCAGAGAAGGGTTTCATCTACACATTCGGACAGAATTCCCATGACTGTTTGCAGCTTGGATATATTAGTGCCGTCCTCTTGATCGAACAGTCTGGGTCAAGTGAATAGGGAGCCAGCAACCGACACATAACACTTGAGAAGGATGTggctttatgtgtgtgcattgatCCATAACCAAGTATTCCACAGGAGGGAGCAGGCTGACCTAGACTAACATGGTTACTCTACTATCGCCTCATGCACCGCAAAGTGTGTTGTCTAGGAAACAGCTAATAGTGCAGTAAATGTTGATATTGTCCCATATTAGTTAATCTTTATGTTAGCACGCATGTGTGTAACCCTTTACCGATTATTCACACATTTTCGTCCACATTCTAGTAAATGACAGTGTTTTGCAACAACTTAAAACACGGTAAAGGAGAACATCAACAACAGGTGAGCTATACATTAAAagttatacaaaacaaaaacaagcttcACAAACGAGGAGCAAAGGGCTCGTTAAGGATGATAATAATATGAAAAATGCCAGCTAACCACAGTGTGGCCTCAGTCTCACATTAAGGttttcaaattgattttttcctcaaataaaaaaaatccctttacaatggcaaaataaaaataataaaaaatgaaacacactgaAATATCTAAATTTGAATGTAACAAGCCAGTGCAAACACAGACTTAGTTTGAACTGCACATGACCATCCTCCTACAGGAGAAGAGGAGACGCAGCTTCAGCATCTTTATTGCTTGGTGGTACTTGTTGGTTTCCAGTTGCAAATACGATAATACTGGCATGCTAAAATGGTGCTGCAGaaggagaggtttgtgtgtgtgtttgtgtgtgtgtgtgtgtgtaaccagtTTAGTGTTCAAAGTTCATGTTTAATTCCAGTTTAGATGACGATTAAAATGTCACGTACATTCCCCTTCTAAAAGATCCCTGTTCATTGTCCTACATTCTGCATGACAagtctttcctttttgttttcagtccatttctgttcattttggCTGCCATTTCTTGGCTCGTCAGCTGCCTTACAAGTCTGACCGCTTCTGTATTCACATTCAGCAAAGGTTGTTTGGAAATCATGACGGGAATGAGAGGAAAACGTCAAGCAAAGGTCTAAAGCTGCATGCGAAGTTGAGACGGGAGCTCCCTGATCCGAAGACAGGAGTCAGCACGTTTTAGTTCGCCAAGGTAAGGTAGTCCGGTGTGAGCTGACTTTAAATATTGTCCAAACACTCGTTCAACATACAGTTTataagagagaagaagaagtacATCAGTAATAAATCAGATTGCCGATCACAGAAGCCCCTGACTGTTTGGCTGGTAATagaggagagggaaggaaaCGAGCAGCATGTACTTTTTCTAGAGATAGTGTCACAATACACAGCTCTCATTGGTTAGACCTACaggtaataaataataatgtaacagAAGGCTAATCAAACCCACAACGAGTTAGgtcacagacaaaaaaaaacaaagaaattccTGTGAGATAAAAGTGCACAGACGACAGACATGGGATGCCCTTCTGTACCTCTTCCCTCCTCACAACAATTAATCCAGGAAGTGTTCAAACGGATGGAGGGGGGACGGGGGTGGGGGTGTTCCCTGCTCAGTGAACACAGTCTCCAGTGATGCAGCACTATGGCAGGGTAAGAAGAGCTGACTCTGGATGGAGAAGTctaagtgtttttgtgtgggaatttgtttgagtgtgttaCACAATGAGTGGTCCGCGGCATGGATGTTTGGGACTCTGGCCGTCCCTGTTCTCAGCCCCCTGCTCCTCCAGGTTGATGTTGGTGGTGGAGGTGTGGTGGGGGTGGGGCTCTAAAACAGGCCTAAAGCCCCCGAGATACATCAGAcctgaagaagagaaaaaagagagagacagaaagttaTGTTGCAAAAACCCTTTTAACGACACAGTTGTACATTCACCGGTGTAGATTCATGTCCAACACCAAGACACAGCTACAAGACTACtgtcccattcattttctacTAATACAgcaatttgtctttttttaagattatgtttaGTGagcttttttactttattagatATAggcagtggatagacaggaaaaggGGTTGATGGGGGGTTGGCAAAGGGCCAAAGGTCTGACTCGAGCACAGGCCGCTGCGAAGGACTCGGCTTACATGGGCCACACActtaacacatttaacacatttaacttgttttgcctaagcattttaaatttgtggaTTTAAAAACCCGGGAAATGctggaaatttaaaaataaaaagctggaaaagatgtgtgttaataaataagtaaattgCAGCAAAGTGCAATAGTAAAACAACAATGACTTACATGAAGCTTAACGTCCACTAAAGAGATGAAAACATCAGATCTGTGCGGAGCAACTGAATATCTTATTTATTGAATAAACATAACATTCTATATTGTTGTAATTTTGCAGTCCTCCTGGCCTGTAATAAGCAACTCATGGGCTCCCCAACCAACATAGTCGGTAAAATATCAGCCAGGGAATAAAATCAATTATTGATCGTTTTAGATCTTGACCACAGagtataaataatgaataacatCCACCATAAAAGCAACTTCCACTCAACTATTACTGTGCAACTTGAAAGTAAGAGAACATATAACATAGATTCCGAGCTGTGATTAGGAAAAGATAAATactggaaaaaaataagaattccCTTGTTGCATCACATTTCAAAGATATTTGATTAGTGAGTTAGGGGTGGGGAACAAAAACTGTATCatgataaacagataaaacgTGTAATTAACAAAAGAgggtgattgtttttttatttgttttttttgcacatgcaAATGACAATATATAACCCTTATGTCTGATCTACTATCTAGTCATAACTCCATACCTAGTCCTCAATGTGCACTGGGCACGACTCCTCATCTGTCCATCCGAAAGAAGgtaaaagaaggaagaaagagacaaaggagaggagagagaggtagagaggaAAATTTCCAGGAAAAGACAGCAGAAGATGTGAAGAATGACGGGGAAAAAacgagagaaacagagagataaCAGAACACTTTTACGACACAGAAAGATTAAACATGTCACAACATCCACCATAAAAGACCAAAAAGGATTAGGTTCTAGGGGATGAAGTCAAACCAGGGTTTTAGTGGCTGAGAGCTACAAGAAGGATGCAGAGCTAAAGACTGAAGCAGGGTTGAACCCAAAAGACAactgttaaaatacagtaaatcagaACCAAACTTGACACCTTCAGCTCTCATCACAGCAACCCAGCAAGTGTTATGAAGCAAGGAGGAGAATTAAGACAGGACGGGAGAGAAGATAGAGGAGGTGAAAGAATGGATTGCAGATGTTTGGCAAAGGGGCTCGGAGCTGGCAGACACTGAACATGAACTTTAAACTCTGGGATGGACCGGAGTCTcagactctctcacacacttacacaaacagaaaacaacagcatGAAGAAAGCGCTTGCCAGACACAGGATAAGatgcactctcacacacacacaaacacacacacacacacacacacacacacacgcacaccaggGCTTTAGctgaaggagggagaggagggagacagTGCACAGCTAACCTGTACTGAAAAAGCACCACAACACCAAAGGGTAGGGATGAAGAGAAGAAGGAAGGCTCCAGATCTTCATGCTGTGCAAAGTGCTACAAAAGCCCCTCTCTGTTCAGTAACTGTGAGTAAATATAACATTAAATTGGTTTAACTGGTTTCTTTCTAGCTTTCATTTGTATTAGCATGTTAGCAAAGCAAGCTAATATGTCAGAAATCCTTAAGTCTTCTGACACATGCACTCTTTCTCTGTTACCCCTCTCATCTTCCTCACTTTTCCTCCCATCCTGTATCTCTCCTCACCCCCTCACCCCTTGCCCTACTCCCCTCACTCCCAAGCCCAGTCCTCAGCTCTCATTGGTCCATGTTCGAGAGGTTGCCACTCACCGGCGAATCGGCTGTCGGGAGCCTGCTCATTATCCAACCCCAAAGAGGGCGTGTCACAGAGGGCGACGCCCTGATTGTTATTGGCCAACTCTGGACACCTGCTCCGCCCACCTGCAAGCGAGGGCAAAGGTCAAACAAGAGCAGCCAGGCACAGCTGGGGGAGTGGGACAGGCagggtgagggagggaggggcgaggGTGTCAGAGGTGGAGGGGTGAAGTTGGCCATGCTGGAAcgacattattaaaataataaattaatttttttttacaaccacaGTGatgataaaatacaacaatggcAGCCACAGTTGTTAAGCAAATTTGTAACAACAAAATACTAAAGGAGTAAAGTTTTTTACTGATCTTTGCATTCCTTTGACAGGTATGTCATTATTTGGACTGCTTCTATCTTATCCACAAACAACTGTGTCTTAGTTGAGTTTCCATAAATTGTGTTGTATCATTACAGTATACCAATACactaattataataaaatatatcacaATTAAGGTTTTTATCCATATTGCCCAATtttgttataaaataattaatagttTTAGTTTATCCCACTTTGATTCACTGCACTTATATTTGGCTTTGAATGTCCACCATGTTCACTTACAAAACTAGTCACTTACTGACAGTAAACGGAAATAATTAATAAAGCATAAACAGATATTTTAggatatatttaatgtttttgtataatttaaaatgatctGCAATTTTGCTTGAAAGCTGCCACTCTGTTCTCATATTCTTCTAATATCGTGTTTGCTGATACACACTAGAGTGACAGACAAATAGGTATAAACTGAGTGGATTAGCATTTTTCTGGCTTTTCCAGCATGGCCAGATAACAGATACTGACATGTTTAATATGTGCAAGTGCTTCATGTCTGCagaaagcaagcaagcaagcatgtgtgtgtgtgtgtgtgtgtgtgcagtgtgtgtgcagcgtgtgtgtgcatagtgtgtgtgtgcagcgcgtgtgtgtgcagcGCGTGTGTGCGCAGCGCGTGTGTGCGcagcgcgtgtgtgtgcagcgcgtgtgtgtgtgcagcgtgtgtgtgtgtgtgtgtgtgcagcatgtgtgtgtgtgtgctaatgaGGAAGAAGATGACTGAATGACTGGCAGCTCAGCACAGAGAAACAGGCAGGGCACATACAGAAGCTTTCTGGCAGCGCTGGTGCAGATGCAAACAAACATCCTAAAGTGCATGTGCACATTCACAGTCTGTCAGGCAGCACAGGTCCGCTTTTCTCCTAAAGAACTGAAAGGTCATTCGGTAACTCACAGGTAGATTGTTTTAGTCTTGCCCCAGGTGTCACATACAGAATCCATAGAGAAACTAATTCAC
This sequence is a window from Etheostoma cragini isolate CJK2018 chromosome 21, CSU_Ecrag_1.0, whole genome shotgun sequence. Protein-coding genes within it:
- the LOC117936471 gene encoding 5-hydroxytryptamine receptor 3A-like, producing MYVAFLLLIVFTDGASSKKVCSYQDVVDYLNLTTDNGVFKLTRPVLDYKHSTMVELDVILYAILAVIEKTQTFVPFIWVTMMWNNERISWDPAQFCGITHITIPRAMLWKPDLFIYEMIQKDDSPHNPYMYVSYDGTITSEEDMKVVSTCKMDVHKFPFDTQRCNITIGSAIHYVNELRLLPSSNSSRATQFSREVMKSQGEWEFLQLSIASYNFTFDDRQWENLIYTFTMKRRPLLHVINFLLPILFFLSLDLASYFIADHRGEKLGFKVTVLLAISVLLLILNEILPSMSNKTPLIATYCIVIFALMLLSLLETILVTYLMEKDSVSQEESRLRDKQEKVKIDNCNAEEKKRLTCCLCICTASDGEKHHELLPVTEEVNNSIQPRESHVLLLILEELKELQKSLDLHLRCRQEVGKSGHWASKINRAFFIFYVTIVSLFLTLIFIEWNT